From a single Paenibacillus sp. FSL R5-0345 genomic region:
- the hisS gene encoding histidine--tRNA ligase codes for MAKERFEKPTGTQDVLPGTVEKWQYIEGKARDLCRRFNYREIRTPMFENTGLFERGVGETTDIVEGEMYTFKDKGDRDLALRPEGTAGVVRAYVQNKLYGEPDVSKLYYIGPMFRYERPQAGRYRQFHQFGIEAFGAVDPAIDAEVVSLGYQFYKDLGLKDVRVEINSVGNAPSRAAYREKLLGFLRPMKDTLCSDCQRRIERNPLRVLDCKVDQDKFTDAPSILDSLDEECTIHFEKVKMHLNIMGVEFTINPRLVRGLDYYTHTAFEYKAAGIGSIDTVGGGGRYNGLVEEIGGPDQPGIGFGIGLERILLILEDQKVELETAKPLDVYFVALGEEADIEISKQLYILRSQGFSAERDYLGRKMKAQMKSADRMSARYTAILGEDELKNGVITVKSMNTGEQRTVKLEELGQALV; via the coding sequence GTGGCTAAAGAAAGATTCGAGAAACCTACAGGAACACAGGATGTGCTTCCGGGGACTGTGGAGAAATGGCAGTACATTGAAGGGAAGGCTAGAGATTTGTGCCGTCGTTTCAATTATCGTGAAATCCGTACACCAATGTTCGAGAACACGGGGTTATTCGAGCGTGGGGTAGGCGAAACAACGGATATTGTGGAAGGCGAGATGTACACGTTCAAGGATAAAGGCGATCGCGATTTGGCGCTGCGTCCTGAAGGAACGGCAGGTGTAGTCCGAGCTTATGTTCAGAACAAGCTATATGGTGAACCGGATGTAAGCAAGCTGTATTATATCGGACCCATGTTCCGTTATGAGCGTCCACAGGCAGGGAGATATCGTCAATTCCATCAGTTTGGTATTGAGGCTTTTGGAGCCGTGGATCCGGCTATTGATGCGGAAGTAGTTTCTTTAGGCTATCAATTCTATAAGGATCTTGGCCTTAAGGATGTAAGAGTTGAAATCAATTCTGTCGGTAACGCACCTAGCCGTGCAGCTTATCGGGAGAAACTATTAGGTTTCTTAAGACCCATGAAGGATACCCTTTGCAGTGACTGTCAGCGTCGGATTGAGCGTAATCCGCTTCGCGTGCTGGATTGCAAGGTAGATCAGGATAAATTTACAGATGCGCCATCCATTTTGGATAGTCTGGATGAAGAGTGCACAATTCATTTTGAGAAGGTGAAGATGCACCTTAACATCATGGGAGTGGAATTCACCATTAACCCTCGTCTTGTCAGAGGACTGGATTATTACACGCATACAGCGTTTGAATATAAAGCAGCAGGTATTGGCTCGATTGATACCGTGGGCGGCGGTGGCCGATACAACGGTTTGGTTGAAGAAATTGGTGGACCGGACCAACCTGGGATTGGTTTTGGGATTGGGCTGGAACGAATTCTCCTCATTCTTGAGGATCAGAAGGTAGAGCTGGAGACGGCGAAGCCACTGGATGTGTACTTCGTAGCTCTCGGTGAAGAAGCTGATATCGAAATCTCTAAACAGCTATATATTCTGCGCAGCCAAGGGTTCTCGGCAGAACGCGATTATTTAGGCCGGAAGATGAAGGCGCAGATGAAATCGGCAGACCGTATGTCGGCACGTTATACTGCCATTCTTGGCGAAGATGAGCTGAAGAATGGAGTAATTACAGTGAAGTCGATGAATACCGGGGAGCAGCGCACCGTGAAGCTGGAAGAGCTGGGTCAGGCACTAGTTTAG
- a CDS encoding type 1 glutamine amidotransferase domain-containing protein, whose amino-acid sequence MSNVAFLLANDFEDSEMKVPYDEVIKAGHQADIIGLKKGETLLGKKKEVSYAADKAIADVKAGSYDAIVIPGGSSPENLRQNADILKFVKEANEAGKPIASICHGPQILISADLLKGRTITCYPPLKDDVVNAGAEFKDEEVVVDRNYITSRTPKDEPAFVREILKVLK is encoded by the coding sequence ATGAGTAATGTTGCGTTTTTACTAGCTAATGATTTTGAAGATTCTGAGATGAAGGTTCCTTATGATGAAGTTATAAAGGCAGGACATCAAGCTGACATTATTGGTTTAAAGAAGGGGGAGACCTTACTAGGCAAAAAGAAAGAAGTCTCTTACGCAGCTGATAAAGCTATAGCCGATGTTAAAGCAGGCAGCTATGACGCGATTGTAATTCCAGGGGGTTCTTCCCCCGAAAACTTGCGGCAAAATGCGGATATTCTGAAGTTTGTGAAAGAAGCAAATGAAGCTGGTAAACCAATCGCATCTATTTGCCACGGACCTCAAATTCTGATTAGTGCAGACTTGCTTAAGGGACGTACCATCACCTGTTATCCTCCGCTGAAAGATGATGTTGTGAACGCCGGTGCGGAGTTTAAAGATGAAGAAGTGGTAGTTGATCGTAATTACATTACTTCGCGTACACCGAAAGATGAGCCTGCCTTCGTTCGTGAAATATTGAAGGTCCTGAAATAG
- a CDS encoding response regulator transcription factor, with protein sequence MDKRVLVVDDERSIVIAIAYALRREGFQVETAADGEAALRLVESFKPQVFVLDVMMPGLSGYDVCRRLENRRGIGILLLTVKNDIVDKVLGLELGADDYMTKPFDIRELVARVRALHRRVEKSVEHAPSDSPIIIGGVTVNPSHRDVQVTGEKVGLTPKEFELLHLLVLHSERVYTREELLDLVWGLDYDVGTRTVDIHIQRIRSKLGDEGQRLLQTVYGVGYKATRESL encoded by the coding sequence ATGGATAAAAGAGTGCTTGTCGTAGACGATGAACGCTCTATCGTGATAGCTATCGCCTATGCACTGCGGCGGGAAGGCTTTCAGGTCGAAACGGCCGCTGATGGCGAAGCCGCGCTTAGGCTCGTCGAATCGTTCAAGCCGCAAGTGTTCGTACTGGATGTTATGATGCCAGGGCTGTCTGGTTATGATGTGTGCCGTCGGCTGGAGAACCGGAGAGGGATTGGCATCCTATTGCTCACGGTCAAGAACGACATTGTAGACAAAGTACTAGGCCTGGAGCTGGGTGCAGATGATTATATGACCAAGCCGTTCGATATTCGGGAGCTCGTCGCCCGAGTTAGGGCGCTACACCGTCGAGTCGAGAAAAGCGTGGAACACGCTCCCTCCGACAGTCCAATCATAATTGGTGGGGTGACAGTGAACCCGTCACATCGAGACGTACAGGTGACCGGTGAGAAGGTGGGGCTGACGCCCAAAGAATTCGAGCTGCTACACCTGCTCGTCCTCCATTCGGAACGGGTATACACGCGCGAGGAACTACTAGATCTTGTCTGGGGGCTCGACTATGACGTGGGCACGCGCACAGTAGACATTCATATACAGCGCATCCGCAGCAAGTTGGGCGACGAAGGTCAACGTCTGCTCCAGACCGTATACGGAGTAGGTTACAAAGCCACCCGGGAGTCCTTATGA